A region of the Haematobia irritans isolate KBUSLIRL chromosome 5, ASM5000362v1, whole genome shotgun sequence genome:
GAAACAAATATTGGAGCTTGTTCCGGAGGGTTTAAAGACGAAGTAGCCCGACTAATAAGAAAATTCCAAATGAATATGAATACTTTACGATCATATGTGGAGAGCACTACACCTTCAAATGCGTCTCCACAGTTATGCAAAGTGCAGATACACACTATTGATAGCCATTGGAGACACCTAGAACAGTTGTACGACGCTACAATGGAACTACTACTCGATTCTGTGGCAGCCACGACAACGATTCACGAGGATTATGAAAAATTAGTGAATCTAATTCTTGGGAAACTTACAAGTCTTCAAGTTATTGTAGACAGTTCGAATACCGAACTAGCTCCTCAACCAATGAACCATTTAACAGTGACCCTTCCAAAAATTATAATCCCAAAATTTGACGGCGATTATGGCAAATGGTGTCAATTTTATGACCTGTTTTCAACGATGGTTCATAATACAAGGTGATGTGGTACCTGGAATCGCATGTCGTCGGAGAAGCTGAAAGATTGATCAGTCATTTGACGACCACTGAAGCCAACTACAACTCGGCATGGCCGATGCTGAAAGAATGGTACGATAACAAAAGGGTTATCGTAGCTACTCTCATAGATAAGATATTAACACCACCAAATGCTACTTCAAATTCGATCGCCATAAAAGGATTACATGACACAACAAGGGAGTGTTTACTGGCTTTGAATAACGTGGGTGTGCAAACAGGTTCCTGGGATCCAATAGTAGTCCAAATCCTCATAAGGAAATTGGATAGAAGTTTGCATATTCGATTCGAGCAGTCGTTACAGAATCCGAAAGAAACACCGAAAGTAGGGACCTTGTTGAAGTTTTTGGAACACCAGTTCCAGACAATGGATGCTGTAGGCCAGAAAGATAAGAACACTTCGACTAAAGCAGTGTCATCGATTGTAACGAAAGAAGAGACAAACTCGAAATGTTCAATGTGTGGTGCCATAGACCATATGATTTACATGTCCGCAAAATTCAAACAATTGAGCGAAGCATATAGGGTCAGATTTGCCCAATCAAGAAGATAATGTTTCAATTGCCTGAAGAGTGGTCATGCGTCAAACAATTGCCAAGGAACTTCATGTGGGAATAAGCACAACAGTCTGCTTCATATTCCAATAAGGTCTGAACAAACGACAATTTTACCAAACGTACCAATAGTATCTTCGGCCGCGGCGGAGACTTTTGTTGGACGCGAGGCGTATGCGATGCTAGCTACTGCAAGAATCATTATCCAGGCCCCCAATGGTATCAAGCAAGAATCCGTGGCGATCCTAGATTCTGGTTCATAAATAAACATCATAAGTGAACGACTGATTCAGAACCTGCGCATTTCACCAATGGATGCTTCGCTTGATATTGATGGAGTTGGAAGCACCAGAAAACGAGCGACTCATCGGGTAAATGTTGAAATGGCGTGTAGAGATGGGTGCCACATAACAAATTTGGAAGCATATATATTGCCTACAATAATTCCTCCACAACCAAATCACCATATAGATATATCCGAATGGAATTAGCCACCTCATATTAAAATGGCAAACCCGCAATTCAATAAACAAAGTAAGATAGATATTCTATTTGGAGCAgagtttttcttcaatttgatgcAACCTGGCACTATAAAACTCTCAGACAATCTACCAGTTCTTCAAAATACTGCTCTCCGGTGGGTTGTGGGAGGTTCACTGCGAAACAATAATACTGAAAGATGTTTGTCAACGCCCACCTGTGCAGTTTTGGACAGAGATAAGGCGCTTGATGAAGCTATTGAAAGATTGTGGAAAATTGATGAAGTGGAGCCAAAATCAAAACCTATGAGCACAGAAGAGAATCTATGTGAAGCGCATTTTGCTCACCACGTGGTAATCAATAAAAGCGGCAGGTTTGTTGTAAGTTTGCCGTTTCGAGAGATCCCACAGGCGCTAGGGGATTCATATACAATGGCGTACAATCGACTTATGAGTTTAGAGCGACGTCTGCTGAAGAATTCAGATTTGCGCGCCCAGTATGTGCAGTTTGTGAAAGAATATGAAAGACTTGGGCATATGCACCGAGTCAAGATTGATGATCTAATGGATCCTAAATATTTCATTCCAAATCATTGTGTGCTAAAGCCAGATAGCACAAATACGATACTAAGAGTAGTGTTTGATGCATCAGCGAAAACATCAACTGGTTTATCTCTCAACGATCTAATGTATACTGGACCAGTCGTTCAAAGTGATCTATTTGCCATTTTACTTCGATTTCGTTTTCCGAAATATGTATTCACTACTGACATTGAAAAGATGTATAGACAAATACTAATACATCCAAGTAATCATCAGTTTCAATTAATAATCTGGAGTGAAGATCCTGCACTGCCAATCGACTAATATGTTCTCAATACGGTAGCATACGGCACAAGAGCAGCACCTTATCTTGTCAAGTTTAACGAACATGAAACAGTTACTAGGCGTACCGCCACATCCGATCTcgcgaaattatttgatccccTGGTCTATTAGCACCTGCAGTGGTTAAGGCAAACATCTTTATGCAAAAACTTTGTGAAGCTTCATTAGGCTGGGATGAGCCGCTACCTGAGTCGTTTTGTTCAGAATGGAAAACTCTAAGAAACAACCTATACAGTATGAACAATTTCAAAAAGGCCAGACACATGTTCAATGGCGATGTTCTGAAAGAGATCCAGCTTCATGTATTTGCAGATGCATCCGAAAGAGCGTATGATGCAGTAGCATATATTCGAGCTTCACTCAAAGACAATCGGATTATTGTACGATTATTGTGTGCAAAGTCACGAGTATCGCCATTGAAGCGACAAACATTACCCAGACTAGAATTGCAGCAGTCATCGCGGCAGAACTTGCTCAACGAGTACGAGTAGATCTCAACATTCAGAACGAATCTGTGTATTTATGGACTGACTCTGAAATCGTTTTATCCTGGATCAATGCTCAATCATCCTCTCTGAAGATATTTGTGGCTAACAGAGTATCAACAATCCAATCTTTGAGCATTCGTGATCAATGGCGCCACGTAAGATCCATAGATAACCCTGCATATATTGTGTCACGTGGACTTCCTGCAGTAGACTTGCCAAAATGTCAGTTGTGGTTCCACGGGCCTTTATTCCTTCATGGGAAGGAATCTTTGTGGccacaaaaatataattctagTTTAGCCATTCCCACTGATATTGAGAAGAAGGCAACTATAGTTACTGCAGTAGAGCAGGATGCAATCATATACAAAGTGCATCATGGAGGTTCATTCAAACGTCTGCAAGAATTATTGGATACCTTTTCCGATTTGTAAACAACATAAGCGAAATTCACATATATCCCCCACCCCAAAAGAGTTAGATGAGTCTCTATACGTCATCATTCGGAGGATTCAAAGATCTGAGTTCTATGACGATATCAAACAGTTGCAGGAAAGCCATGAAGTGGATAAAAGAAGTTGTATTAATGCTCTTAGTCCATATTTGGATCCTTAGGGTATCATACGTGTTGGAGGTCGCTTAGGGAACGCAGACCTTCACGAAGATGTTAAACCACCGATGATACTTCCTTACAATGACCCAATAACGaagttattatttatttctttacatgaGGAAAACAAACATTGTGGACCCAGGCATTATTAAACACAGCAAGACAACGGTTTTGGCAGGTGAAGGGATCTGTTGTCCAAAAACAGCTCGATCTGTTGTCCAAAAATGTGTCAGATGTACCAGGGCAAAACCACAATTGTTTCAACAAATAATGGGCGACCTGCCACAGACACGCGTAGTTCCTGCTCGTCCATTCATTAATGGTGGGGTTGATTACTGTGGTCCATTTTGGATACATCATAGAGTAAGAGGCAAGCGGCCTACTAAGGCGCACATatcagttttttgttgttttgcaaTTAAGGCAGTACACTTGGAACTTGTATCTGACCTATTGACTAGTGCATTTATTGGAGCCTTGAAAGGGTTCATTGCTCGTCGTGGGCACTGTCAAAACATATATTCAGACAATGTGGGAGCTAACATAAGAATCAACTATCAGAATTGGCTGAAGCGATTTACTCACCAGATGCACAAGAAAATATGACTGCTGCCAGTTCCAAGggaatcaaatttatttttattccacCAAGAGCACTTCATCTTGGAGGTTTATGGGAAGCAGCAGTAAAGTCTGCAAAACATCTTCTTGTAAGAAGTATGGGTACTGCTTCGCCAACTTAGGAAGAATTTGAAACTGTAGTTGTGGAGGACGAGGAAATACTGAATTTCCGTCCATTGACGCCTATGTCGAGTGATCCATCCGATTTAATGGCACTGACTCCAAGACACTTCCTAATTGGTGAGCCACTTACCACTCCAATAGATAGTGAAGCAGACTCCCGAAAGTTATCCTTGATATCCAGATGGGAGCTTGTATCAAGGCTGAAGCTGGAGTTTTGGAACCAATGGTCAAAAGAGTACTTGCAAGAACTTCAGCTTCGACATAAATGGAAGAAATCATCTCCCAACGTCCAACCAGGAAATATGGTGGTAATTCAGGAGGATATCACTCCACCATTGAAATTGCCACTGGGACGCATAACTAATGTTTATCCAGGAAATGATGGCATTGTTCGTGTTGCTGAGGTGAAAACGGCAACGGGGACTTTCAAGAGACCGATACACCACATAGCACTGCTTCCGATTGAAAATACAACCAGTTGTGTTGATGAAGTCAATGAGACTGAACCAGAAAGAAAGAAGACACGCTTACATGCAAACCATTTAGTTTTAACTTTGCTAGCGATACTTTTAATCTTCCCGATTGTATCATCAACTCACCTAAACACCTCAAGGTTTGCATCCAAATTGGGAGTTCACTTCGAAGAAGTTGgaagaagaaaaattacaacaagCCAATGGAATCTGATTGTTTACTACGACTTATCAATGTATTGGAAAGATACCAAATAGTTGCGTGATGAAACTCTTTCCTTGCAAAAGACATGTGATATGATGGAGATTAAGGAATCTTGTCGCCATATTCTTGAACATTTTTACCGAATTGAACAAGAACTAGAATTAGACAATAGACTGCTGCGTAAATCGCGAATAAGAAGAGGTGCTATTAACGTAGTTGGAAATTTAGCTAATTCACTGTTTGGTATTCTGGACTCGGAGTACGCAGAACAGATGTCAGCAACTATAAGAAACATGAAAACAGATGATACCGTCATGTTGAAACTGTTGAGAGATCAGACTTCAGTTATCAactcaactctgaatgttgtgaAACAAAGTATGACAACAACTAAACACAACTTCGAACAGATGGAGAAAGAACTTAACGAGCTAAATAAGAGAGAGCATGCAATCAGTGGTGAGATATATCAAATGAAATTGTCTCAATACTTCAATCTGAATACGATGCAAGTGTCATTAATAGCTGATAGAATTCAACGGATGCAAACATGCATGTTGGACGTCCTAACTGATGTCCATCACGGGAACATAAATCCTTTATTGTTAACCCCAGATCAACTTCAGTCAGAAATCGAACAGATAAAGATCCATATGCCACACTCTTTAGGGTTACCAGTCACTGATGACGATTTATTAGAAATGTACAAGCTAATGAAAGTCAAAGGAGGACTTACAGAAGATCATGTAGTGTTCACTATATCATTACCATTATTATTACCAGAATTAGACGACTTCAAACTGTATCATCTGATTCCAGTTCCGACACGAGTTGGTGATTCATTGTCAGTTATAAATATCTGTAGCTCAATGTTAGCTGTCAAACTATACCAACAACAGTATTTCCCAATTTCAGCACTAAAATTGCAGAAATTTGACGTCATCAGCCAAGATCTGTTCATCTGCTCTGATATTCAGTTACAGTTAATTTTCGGAGCGGAGATATGTTCATGTGAGATCAGTTTATTTCAGAATATCaccaaactagaggtgtgcacgtgagtaatagtttactcacgctcacgcacactcacgactgaaaaatcatactcacgcacactcacgcacgatatttttggtaggactcacgcacactcacgaaaagaaaatttgtggtcacgcacactcacgcacgaaaacgtcgtgactcacaaaaaataccgtgactcacgaaatatatcgtgactcacgaataattttatgattaatttaccttaccgaagtgtctgtaaacatgagcattattaaaatcgagagtgttattgaactcttaacatcccaggtgtcactaaaattgtaattgaatttaactcttaagcgttttatgttggagagcaggaatattttcgtgagtgtaattctttactcacgcacactcacgaagatattattttcgtgagtcacgaaattgtcgtgactcacgaacattttcgtgattcgtgcgtgagtcgtgagtcacgctcttgaaaacagcgtgagtgtgcgtgagcgtgattaacaaaccaaaatgtcgtgcgtgagcgtgagtcacgaaaataatatcttcgtgagtgtgcgtgagtaaagaattacactcacgaaaatattcctgctctccaacataaaacgcttaagagttaaattcaattacaattttagtgacacctgggatgttaagagtttaataacactctcgattttaataatgctcatgtttacagacacttcggtaaggtaaattaatcataaaattattcgtgagtcacgatatatttcgtgagtcacggtatttttcgtgagtcacgacgttttcgtgcgtgagtgtgcgtgagcacaaattttcttttcgtgagtgtgcgtgggcgtgagtcctaccacaaaatatcgtgcgtgagtgtgcgtgagtatgatttttcagtcgtgagtgtgcgtgagcgtgagtaaactattactcacgtgcacacctctaatagaaAACACACGAGTAGTTACCATCACAGTATCGTATGCAGCATTATGCATTGGTGGCATAATCTTTACTTTGATAGCATGTAGATGTCTTATATCCAGGATGCCATGGTATATATACAattggaaatcaataaattttcgtcagttattcaatagaaattacgACCATTGTGCTTTTTTGACTGCTTTCCAGTTACAATTGCTGGAAGGTACATAAACAAAAAGGGTTAGTGTCAGTTCGGATTTATGTGTTCGAATTGGTTACCACTAACAAGTTTACAGGAAATTTGATTTGTGTGTGACAGAACAGACGGACTACTATAAACCATATTTAGCACAGattcaaaatacctttagatttcaaatttcaagaagTTGATTTGCACCAGAGAACGCAAACCGGTATGGATTTATATTTACCCAAAATACCTGTGTCGAAGGGAGTATGATAACTATCCATATGTAACGTACACAGGGATTATTCAAAATATATCCAGACAGAACATTTATGAAAgcaaaaaaatctgaaataaaataatgttaggaaaaggactttaggagCCATTGATTTGGCTAGCAAACAGTCGCGTGGGGAGGTTCGTGTCCTCTCCTTAACAAGTCCGACATATGTACgacataattgaaattttatagacTCCTATATGTTTGTGGTAAATAAATCAAACTAAATGGATCAGATCATCaggaaataggttaggttaggttaaagtggcagcccgattaagattcaggctcacttagactattcagtccattgtgataccacattaactaaaagtacctattacatatgggcacttctagttttaaccgctgaaccttcttgattatttttctttgttgaaccaaccagattgttccaaaaatattagcagactgcttaagttaacgttttccagatccgccagtaatctgaagctatatgctcctaaaagttgcttgtgctttacacaaaatgcaggacactcacacaagaggtgtttaattgattctttttcctccgcatcatgacagctcatacaatagtcattacacttcgcgccaatagtttttgcaaaatcgcctatcaggcagcgacccgttatagcagatatcaggagtgatatctgacgtctcgagaacattagcatatctagtgtgcggtttaagttgaaatggggccctatttgcttggtgtcgttacaacccttgcaattcttccatcgaacatttgtcatcataacagccttctcacgcagcatgagcttgcaggtagctaggggcataccaacaaattctagttcccctggaatatgtaaggtagtccctagccttgccaactcatccgcttcgcagttccccggtatgttcctatggccaggcacccatattaggtgaatattgtactgctcagccatctcattgagagatttgcggcaatcgatggccgttttcgcgttgaggaacacagagtccaaggattttattgcaggttgactgtctgagtatatattaatgcccacattttttggaacattacttctcagccaattcgccacctctcttattgccaatatttcagcctgaaaaacactacagtgattaggtaatcttttcgctatttgaagttccagatcattagaatatactccgaaacccacttgtccatccaatttggagccatcagtgtagaaatctatatattctttattccccggggtctgtgtgcaccacgcctcactgttggggattagagtctcaaactttttgtcgaaaagtggactcgccaaagtgtaatccactacgttaggcacatctgacattattttgaggacagaacggtgaccgtaacctttttccgaccacagcgatagttcgcgcaaccgcacagccgttgttgcagctgactgtttggccaaaatgtctaaaggcaatagatgcagcatgacattaagggaatttgttcctgtcttgctgaatgcgcctgaaatacacaaacacgccatacgctgaactttaaaccagtcggtttctgaagtgccggccaccagacaacaacaccatatagcattataggtctaaccactgccgtgtatagccaatgcacaatttttggttttagtccccacttttttcctattgcctttttgcacgagtacaaagctacagttgccttcctcgccctttcttcaatattaagcttaaagttcagcttcctgtccaaaataacgccaaggtattttgcacaatcaccaaagggaatttcaataccccctaaggaaataggcctaaccgtgggagttttgcgatctttgcagtacatgactaattctgtctttgcaggatttaccccaagaccattgtctttcgcgcattgttcagtcatccggagggccctctgaataatatctctgattgtggatgggaattttcccctgactgccagagctacatcatctagtatgccaccacttttatcctttctttttctagagtaaccagaaggctatttatagcaacattccaaagaagaggtgatagaactcctccttggggagtgcctctgttcacatacttttgtatgtttgcttgtcctagtgtggctgaaatacgtctcttcattagcagttcgtctaacagcctgagtatacatggatcaacattcagagttgtcagtccatttaatatcgagctcggatggacattattgaacgccccttcgatgtctagaaacgccacgattgtgtattctttgacagatagtgagctttcaataaagctgactagttcatgtagtgcggtctcagtagacctgcccttcgagtatgcatgctgtcgtttcgagaacaaacttgaatcgatgctagttctaagataaatatctatcatcctctccagagtcttaagtaggaatgaggataagctgattggtcggaaattcttcgccctcgagtgagaggcttttcccgctttaggtatgaaaacgacttttgtttccctccactttcctgggatatatgataagttgatacatcctttatatatcaccgacaaccaggggataattttgtcagttacagcttgtaactgcgccggagtaattccatcaggtccaggggatttgaatggtccaaagctatttcgcgcccatcttattctagtttccgatacaatttcctcgacaggaaacgaccgctgagcaactgtggcaccgccagtacatggttcaaccgtctgatttccaggaaaatgtgtgtccaatagtacctccagcatctcccttgttgcaaactaccagattagtacgcaaaataaactctattagcgactctccccttgcattagtatcactacttccccatatactatgatgtgcattcgcatcgcatcccataatgagtttcgtctttgttttcagtgactcctccactaaggtcttaacggcatatggaggcatctccctgtcatgtcccatgtagaccgaagatacccaatatttgcatttggctatt
Encoded here:
- the LOC142239846 gene encoding uncharacterized protein LOC142239846, which gives rise to MANPQFNKQSKIDILFGAEFFFNLMQPGTIKLSDNLPVLQNTALRWVVGGSLRNNNTERCLSTPTCAVLDRDKALDEAIERLWKIDEVEPKSKPMSTEENLCEAHFAHHVVINKSGRFVVSLPFREIPQALGDSYTMAYNRLMSLERRLLKNSDLRAQYVQFVKEYERLGHMHRVKIDDLMDPKYFIPNHCVLKPDSTNTILRVVFDASAKTSTGLSLNDLMYTGPVVQSDLFAILLRFRFPKYVFTTDIEKMYRQILIHPSNHQFQLIIWSEDPALPID
- the LOC142239847 gene encoding uncharacterized protein LOC142239847; translation: MEIKESCRHILEHFYRIEQELELDNRLLRKSRIRRGAINVVGNLANSLFGILDSEYAEQMSATIRNMKTDDTVMLKLLRDQTSVINSTLNVVKQSMTTTKHNFEQMEKELNELNKREHAISGEIYQMKLSQYFNLNTMQVSLIADRIQRMQTCMLDVLTDVHHGNINPLLLTPDQLQSEIEQIKIHMPHSLGLPVTDDDLLEMYKLMKVKGGLTEDHVVFTISLPLLLPELDDFKLYHLIPVPTRVGDSLSVINICSSMLAVKLYQQQYFPISALKLQKFDVISQDLFICSDIQLQLIFGAEICSCEISLFQNITKLEVCT